The following are from one region of the Bradyrhizobium septentrionale genome:
- a CDS encoding CBS domain-containing protein produces the protein MFAMDVMRTSFATIKPEAHLLDAARLLLETGQRGLPVLDGTGSLAGVISEGDFLHRR, from the coding sequence ATGTTTGCGATGGACGTAATGCGCACCTCGTTCGCGACGATTAAGCCAGAAGCACACTTGCTTGATGCCGCGCGGCTGTTGCTAGAGACCGGTCAGCGAGGTTTACCGGTGCTCGACGGGACCGGATCTTTGGCCGGCGTAATCTCGGAAGGCGACTTCCTTCATCGGCGATAA
- a CDS encoding IS110 family transposase has protein sequence MKQYVGLDVSQKETSVCVVDEVGQILFEGKAKSDPGALAALLRKRAPQAERIGFETGAMASWLWHELRRIDFPVVCIDARHAHAALSVRMNKSDQNDARGLAELVRVGWYREVKVKSEESQKIRAILVARSRLVAIRRDIENQVRSLIKEYGLLFPRAIGLQFRNQVRELLREDHQLLGVIAPLLSIHEQICKQQSKFDNEVRELAKSDETTLRLMTVPGVGVVTALTFRHTIDDPSRFRSASTVGAYLGLTPRRNQSGETDINGKISRWGDRLLRTYLFEAATVLLYRTKKWSSLKAWGMKLAKRIGMRKAKVAIARKIAVILHCIWVDGTSFDWGQPQPV, from the coding sequence ATGAAGCAATATGTTGGACTGGATGTCTCGCAAAAAGAAACTTCAGTATGTGTGGTCGACGAAGTGGGTCAGATCTTGTTCGAAGGAAAGGCAAAGTCCGACCCAGGGGCACTCGCGGCATTGCTTCGCAAGCGGGCGCCACAAGCGGAGCGCATCGGATTTGAGACTGGGGCGATGGCGAGCTGGCTATGGCACGAACTTCGTAGGATCGATTTCCCGGTGGTTTGCATCGACGCGCGGCATGCCCACGCGGCTTTGTCCGTACGCATGAACAAAAGCGATCAGAATGATGCTCGAGGTCTGGCCGAACTGGTTCGGGTTGGCTGGTATCGAGAAGTCAAAGTCAAGAGCGAGGAAAGTCAGAAGATCCGCGCGATACTCGTCGCGAGATCCCGGCTCGTCGCCATCCGTCGTGATATCGAGAACCAGGTCCGCAGTCTGATCAAAGAATACGGCTTGCTGTTCCCACGCGCGATCGGACTGCAGTTCCGCAATCAGGTCCGTGAGCTATTGCGCGAAGATCATCAGCTCCTCGGTGTGATCGCGCCGCTTCTGTCGATCCATGAGCAGATCTGTAAGCAACAAAGCAAGTTCGACAACGAGGTCCGCGAGTTGGCGAAGTCGGATGAGACGACGCTTCGTCTGATGACGGTTCCTGGTGTCGGCGTGGTGACGGCTTTGACGTTCCGCCATACGATCGATGACCCGTCCCGCTTCCGATCGGCATCGACTGTTGGCGCCTATCTGGGTCTTACACCTCGGCGCAACCAGTCTGGCGAAACGGACATCAATGGCAAGATATCTCGATGGGGCGACCGGCTCCTCCGAACCTACTTGTTCGAGGCCGCTACCGTACTTCTTTATCGGACAAAGAAGTGGTCTTCCCTCAAGGCCTGGGGCATGAAGCTCGCCAAGCGGATCGGCATGAGGAAGGCAAAGGTCGCCATCGCCCGAAAGATCGCAGTCATCCTTCACTGCATCTGGGTCGATGGCACATCCTTCGACTGGGGGCAGCCGCAGCCGGTCTGA
- a CDS encoding integrase catalytic domain-containing protein, with amino-acid sequence MRDALIALWEASDRVCGKRLVSMIPVLLPALERHGRLKPTSAERALLTTLSAATIDRMLIDVKIAAAGGRRRRVGFYSAIRREVPIRTFNDWANPPPGFCEIDMVAHGGTSVAGSFIQTLTMVDIATGWTECLPLVTRDGSLVVEAMKRAQGLFPWVICGADFDNDSAFMNDVVVPWCRAQKIEVTRSRAYKKNDQAFVEQKNGAVVRRLVGYGRFDGVETARVMARLYAAARLLVNFFQPSFKLKEKRREGAKIIKRYHPPATPYERALGHPKLPSAVKRRLRHTYRTLDPIQLLATIRTAQEELGERIGKRGLAKVPTVSPADPLSFARSLGTAAKTAEVRATHRRPKQRYKTRIRMPSKLDPHLAIIENWLAVEPQLTALAIVGRLATIDPSMFSDKQHSIVQRLLRSLRRKVAETAIVSMPVDEIRPEAVDGAACDEHSAPPTASPPSWPRLETGLGQFVDLHPG; translated from the coding sequence GTGCGCGACGCGCTGATCGCGCTGTGGGAAGCCTCCGATCGCGTCTGCGGTAAGCGCCTCGTATCGATGATCCCAGTGCTGTTGCCCGCACTCGAGCGGCATGGCCGGCTGAAGCCAACGAGCGCAGAGCGTGCGCTGCTGACAACTCTGAGCGCGGCGACGATCGATCGGATGTTGATCGACGTTAAAATTGCGGCTGCTGGGGGGCGCCGGCGGCGAGTCGGATTCTACTCGGCGATTCGACGCGAGGTGCCGATCCGCACTTTCAATGACTGGGCAAACCCGCCGCCAGGCTTTTGCGAGATCGACATGGTCGCGCACGGTGGGACCAGCGTCGCCGGCTCGTTTATCCAGACTTTGACCATGGTGGACATCGCAACAGGATGGACGGAATGCCTGCCCCTGGTGACACGCGATGGCAGCCTCGTCGTGGAAGCGATGAAGCGAGCGCAGGGCCTGTTCCCGTGGGTGATCTGTGGCGCCGACTTCGATAACGACAGCGCGTTCATGAACGACGTCGTCGTTCCATGGTGCCGAGCACAGAAGATCGAGGTAACGCGGTCACGTGCCTACAAAAAGAACGATCAGGCTTTCGTGGAGCAGAAGAACGGTGCGGTGGTCCGGCGGCTCGTCGGATACGGGCGCTTCGACGGGGTCGAGACGGCCCGCGTGATGGCACGTCTCTACGCGGCGGCGCGCCTGCTGGTGAACTTCTTCCAGCCGTCATTCAAGCTCAAAGAGAAGCGCCGCGAGGGTGCCAAGATCATCAAACGCTATCATCCGCCTGCCACACCATACGAACGTGCACTGGGGCACCCGAAACTCCCATCAGCGGTCAAGCGCCGTCTGCGCCACACGTATCGGACTCTCGATCCCATACAATTGCTTGCCACGATCCGCACGGCGCAGGAAGAGCTCGGCGAACGGATCGGCAAGCGCGGTCTTGCGAAGGTTCCCACCGTATCGCCGGCTGATCCGCTCTCGTTTGCCCGATCGCTCGGCACGGCGGCAAAAACCGCCGAAGTGCGGGCCACGCACCGCCGGCCGAAACAGCGATACAAAACGCGTATTCGCATGCCCTCGAAGCTCGATCCCCATCTCGCGATCATCGAGAACTGGCTCGCCGTCGAGCCACAGCTCACTGCACTGGCCATCGTGGGCAGGCTCGCCACGATCGATCCCTCGATGTTCAGCGACAAGCAGCATTCGATCGTTCAGCGCCTGCTTCGGTCCCTCCGGCGGAAGGTGGCGGAGACAGCCATCGTATCCATGCCCGTGGATGAAATACGGCCCGAGGCTGTGGACGGCGCTGCGTGTGATGAGCACTCCGCCCCGCCCACAGCCTCTCCACCGAGCTGGCCGCGGCTCGAGACCGGTCTGGGGCAGTTCGTAGACCTTCATCCCGGGTAA
- a CDS encoding IS110 family transposase, whose translation MDVHRTFGEVVVWEDGRLRHAGRIDMTRTALEGFGKTLLASDEVVVEATANSMAVSRVLAPFVARVIIANPLQVKAIAQAHVKTDKIDAGTLASLQAAGYLPQIWTPDAETERKRRLVARRYQLVRHRTRLKNEVHSILHAHLIPKCPHADLFNGRGRAWLAAQPLPDDERAAIDRHVRELDRLAEDLALLDREIAQDAIDDSAVNRLMTITGVNLAVAAGIVAAIGDISRFNSPQKLVSYFGLNPRVRQSGLGAAHHGRISKIGRSHARAMLVEAAWAAAKAPGPLHAFFLRIRARRGHQIAAVAVARKLTVLCWHLLTKGEDYLWARPALVAIKTRAMQLQAGHPQQKGSRRGPAYAYNIKALRDREMLIAAQAEQSYERLVTQWKPRRPKTGARAPQLGRTK comes from the coding sequence ATCGACGTCCACCGAACTTTCGGGGAGGTGGTGGTTTGGGAGGACGGCAGGCTCAGACATGCGGGCCGCATTGATATGACGCGGACTGCGTTGGAGGGATTTGGCAAGACCCTGCTGGCCAGTGATGAGGTGGTGGTCGAAGCGACCGCCAACAGCATGGCGGTGTCGCGGGTTCTGGCGCCGTTCGTGGCACGGGTGATTATCGCCAATCCGCTGCAGGTGAAGGCGATCGCCCAGGCTCACGTCAAGACCGACAAGATCGATGCCGGCACGCTCGCCAGTCTGCAGGCGGCCGGGTACCTGCCGCAGATCTGGACGCCTGACGCGGAGACCGAACGCAAGCGTCGGCTGGTGGCGCGGCGCTACCAGCTCGTGCGGCATCGCACGCGGCTCAAGAACGAGGTGCATTCGATCCTGCACGCGCACCTGATCCCGAAGTGCCCGCATGCCGATCTTTTCAACGGCCGCGGCCGGGCGTGGTTGGCCGCTCAACCGTTGCCAGACGATGAGCGCGCGGCGATCGATCGGCACGTCCGCGAGCTTGACCGGCTGGCGGAAGATCTGGCCCTGCTCGACCGCGAGATCGCGCAGGACGCCATCGACGATTCCGCGGTCAACAGATTGATGACGATCACCGGCGTCAACTTGGCGGTCGCCGCCGGCATCGTGGCGGCGATCGGCGACATCAGCCGGTTCAACAGCCCGCAGAAGCTGGTGAGCTATTTCGGGCTGAACCCGCGGGTGCGGCAGTCCGGACTGGGCGCCGCCCATCACGGCCGCATCAGCAAGATCGGCCGCAGTCACGCGCGCGCCATGCTGGTCGAGGCGGCCTGGGCAGCGGCCAAGGCGCCCGGTCCACTGCATGCGTTTTTCCTGCGCATCCGCGCCCGGCGCGGCCATCAGATCGCCGCGGTGGCCGTGGCCCGGAAGCTCACCGTGCTTTGCTGGCATTTGTTGACGAAGGGCGAGGATTACCTGTGGGCGCGCCCGGCACTGGTCGCCATCAAGACCCGCGCGATGCAGCTTCAAGCCGGACATCCGCAACAGAAAGGCAGCCGGCGTGGGCCAGCGTATGCCTACAACATCAAGGCATTGCGCGACCGCGAGATGTTGATTGCCGCCCAGGCAGAGCAAAGCTACGAGCGCTTGGTGACGCAATGGAAACCACGGCGGCCAAAAACCGGCGCGCGGGCGCCTCAGCTCGGCAGGACAAAATAG
- the ltrA gene encoding group II intron reverse transcriptase/maturase, which yields MGRLAMSLQTPDKIRSLQRKLYCKAKAEPAFRFYVLYDKICREDILSHAYKLARANAGAPGVDGTTFEQIDASGLEAWLAGLRDELVTKTYRPDPVRRVMIPKPGGGERPLGIPTIRDRVVQAAAKIVLEPIFEADFEDGAYGYRPRRNAVDAVKEVHRLVCRGYTDVVDADLSKYFDTIPHSDLLKSVARRIVDRNVLRLIKLWLRVPVEERDSDGKRCMSGGKSNKRGTPQGGVISPLLSVIYMNRFLKHWRLSGRREAFHAQVISYADDFVILSRGHAEEALTWTKAVMTKLGLTLNETKTSVKNARLESFDFLGYTLGPRRFRNGGRWYLGAAPSKKSVLRIKRKVSVLLTPGNKGAWPEVQARLNRLLRGWSAYFSYGSLATAHQAVDRHVFDRVLAFLRRRHKTPGRGVRRFSDRIHGNPGVLVLNRVRKVSPTCAL from the coding sequence ATGGGTCGATTGGCGATGAGCCTACAAACGCCCGATAAGATCAGGAGCCTTCAGAGAAAGCTTTATTGCAAGGCGAAGGCGGAGCCTGCCTTCCGTTTCTATGTGCTGTACGACAAGATCTGCCGCGAGGACATTCTGAGCCATGCCTACAAGCTGGCCCGCGCCAACGCGGGTGCGCCAGGAGTGGACGGAACAACTTTCGAGCAAATCGACGCGTCGGGACTCGAAGCATGGTTGGCCGGCCTGCGCGATGAACTCGTCACGAAGACTTACCGGCCCGATCCGGTGCGGCGGGTGATGATCCCGAAGCCCGGCGGCGGCGAACGTCCACTCGGTATCCCAACAATCCGGGACCGGGTCGTCCAAGCTGCCGCAAAGATCGTGCTGGAACCGATCTTCGAGGCGGATTTTGAGGACGGTGCTTATGGATATCGCCCGCGTCGTAACGCGGTCGATGCAGTCAAGGAAGTGCACCGGCTTGTGTGCCGGGGCTACACGGACGTTGTTGACGCCGATCTGTCGAAATACTTCGACACGATCCCGCATTCGGACCTCCTCAAATCGGTGGCCCGACGCATCGTTGACCGGAATGTGCTGCGGCTGATTAAGTTATGGCTGCGAGTACCGGTCGAGGAGCGGGATAGCGACGGGAAACGGTGCATGAGCGGCGGTAAGAGCAACAAGCGTGGCACGCCACAGGGCGGTGTCATCAGTCCGCTGCTCTCCGTCATCTACATGAACCGGTTCCTGAAGCATTGGCGTCTCAGCGGTCGGCGTGAAGCATTCCATGCCCAGGTTATCTCCTATGCCGACGACTTCGTCATTCTCAGCCGCGGCCACGCGGAGGAAGCATTGACGTGGACGAAAGCGGTGATGACCAAGCTTGGGTTGACGCTCAACGAGACTAAAACCTCGGTGAAGAATGCCCGATTGGAAAGCTTTGACTTCCTTGGGTACACGCTCGGACCCCGCCGCTTCCGCAATGGGGGACGGTGGTATCTTGGCGCGGCTCCGTCCAAGAAAAGCGTGCTGCGGATCAAGAGGAAGGTCAGCGTACTGCTGACGCCGGGCAACAAGGGCGCTTGGCCCGAAGTACAAGCACGACTGAACCGCCTTCTGCGCGGCTGGTCCGCTTACTTCAGCTATGGCTCTCTTGCTACGGCTCATCAGGCCGTTGATCGACACGTCTTCGACCGCGTGCTCGCCTTTCTGCGCAGACGACATAAGACGCCAGGACGTGGCGTCAGACGGTTCTCTGATCGGATCCATGGGAACCCTGGCGTACTTGTGCTGAACCGCGTGCGCAAAGTGTCGCCGACGTGCGCCTTGTGA
- a CDS encoding CBS domain-containing protein, with the protein MSRKPVWVEECATVDEIVAEMDSRQISQVLVLRDARVVGIVGRLQLLVALERSLAGVPAE; encoded by the coding sequence ATGAGCCGTAAACCCGTCTGGGTGGAGGAGTGTGCAACGGTTGATGAGATTGTTGCTGAAATGGACAGTCGTCAGATTTCGCAGGTGCTGGTGCTTCGTGACGCGCGGGTTGTCGGTATCGTGGGCCGCTTGCAGCTACTTGTGGCGCTCGAGCGAAGCCTGGCCGGAGTTCCGGCCGAATAA
- a CDS encoding IS110 family transposase, which translates to MTKPVGKPDAGKLHVRFDERGEETERATSASPRLSSTLLKRNKTDMADAEAICEAVTRPTMRFVPMKTAEQQAAGMILRARELLIRQRSQTANALRAHMAELGIIAGTGMASIAKLLGLLREGEDDRIPATARFALIHFAEQIELLTNRIEKLDREILVAVRKDPDARRLMSIPGVGPLIAATVRTSVLDARGFATARDFAAWMGLTPRAQSSGGKERLGAISKRGNRQLRTLLIVGATSIIKLAKRGLKVPLWVRTMLQRRPVKVVSVALANKIARTIWALLVKGGIYQAPAAMLKS; encoded by the coding sequence GTGACAAAACCTGTCGGAAAGCCGGATGCGGGAAAACTGCACGTCCGGTTTGATGAGCGGGGAGAGGAAACGGAACGCGCAACAAGCGCATCACCGCGCCTCTCCTCGACTCTACTCAAACGAAATAAGACCGACATGGCTGATGCAGAAGCCATTTGTGAGGCTGTCACCCGTCCGACGATGCGGTTCGTACCGATGAAGACTGCCGAACAACAAGCCGCCGGTATGATTCTGCGGGCGCGAGAGCTGCTGATCAGACAGCGGAGCCAGACTGCCAATGCTCTGCGCGCTCACATGGCCGAGTTGGGTATTATTGCGGGGACGGGCATGGCAAGCATCGCGAAACTTCTGGGATTGCTCCGGGAGGGGGAAGACGACAGGATCCCCGCCACCGCCCGCTTTGCCCTGATCCATTTCGCTGAACAGATTGAGCTACTTACAAACCGCATAGAGAAGCTCGATAGAGAGATTTTGGTTGCCGTCAGAAAGGATCCCGATGCGAGGCGTCTGATGAGCATTCCCGGTGTTGGTCCTCTCATCGCCGCTACCGTTCGGACATCGGTCTTGGATGCTCGTGGCTTTGCCACTGCACGAGATTTTGCGGCTTGGATGGGTCTGACGCCGAGGGCACAATCGAGCGGTGGGAAAGAAAGGCTCGGCGCGATATCGAAGCGGGGAAATCGGCAACTACGGACGCTCTTAATCGTCGGTGCAACTTCTATCATCAAGCTTGCCAAACGAGGCTTGAAAGTCCCGCTCTGGGTTCGGACCATGCTGCAACGCCGGCCGGTCAAGGTCGTATCAGTGGCGTTAGCCAACAAGATTGCGCGCACCATCTGGGCGTTGCTAGTCAAGGGCGGCATCTATCAGGCACCGGCCGCAATGCTGAAATCTTAA
- a CDS encoding helix-turn-helix domain-containing protein, whose amino-acid sequence MRFARSTEIYGEDEDAEYLYQVISGAVRTYRILEDGRRQIGAFYLSGDIFGLEADETHISSAEAVCETRLVAVKRSALMARATQEKELARQLWNATARELRRFQEHLGLLISTTQERVVGFLLDMQRRVAKNNVVELSMSRQDIADYLGLTIETVSRTFTQLEQSGAISLPTSRRVELHNHATLNRLATA is encoded by the coding sequence ATGCGGTTTGCCCGCAGCACCGAGATCTACGGCGAGGACGAGGACGCGGAGTATCTCTATCAGGTGATCTCCGGCGCGGTGCGGACCTACAGGATCCTGGAAGACGGACGCCGCCAGATCGGCGCCTTCTACCTGTCCGGAGACATTTTTGGTCTCGAGGCCGATGAAACCCACATATCTTCCGCCGAGGCGGTCTGTGAGACCCGCCTCGTGGCAGTGAAGCGCAGCGCGCTGATGGCCCGTGCCACCCAAGAAAAGGAGCTAGCGCGCCAGCTCTGGAATGCAACCGCGCGCGAGTTGCGCCGTTTCCAGGAGCATCTGGGTCTCCTGATCAGCACTACTCAAGAGCGGGTCGTCGGCTTCCTGCTCGACATGCAACGCCGCGTCGCGAAGAATAACGTCGTCGAACTGTCGATGTCACGGCAAGACATCGCCGACTACCTTGGTCTGACGATCGAGACCGTGTCGCGGACCTTCACCCAACTCGAGCAGAGCGGCGCGATTTCGCTGCCGACCTCGCGTCGTGTCGAGCTGCACAATCATGCGACGCTGAATCGTCTGGCTACGGCGTAG